In Pseudomonas sp. LRP2-20, the genomic window CCCCACCCGCTGGGTTGTTGAGCAGTTCAAAGTTTCGGCAAGGCGTTCGCGCGTTGAAGGACTATGGCCTCGTGCTCGATGTATGGGCGTACCACACCCAGTTGGCAGAAGTTCTGGATCTCGCGCTAGCAAATCCAGAGGTGGTGATTGTACTGGATCATGTCGGGGGGCCACTGGGCGTTCGCGAGTACGCTAACAACCGAGGGCTGGTTTTCAACGAGTGGCGGGCAAGTCTAGCCAGACTTGCAGAGCTTCCGAATGTCCGAGTCAAATTGGGCGGCCTGGGCATGAGTATCGGTGGCTTCGATTACCATCTCAGACAAAAACCGCCTTCGTCTGAAACTTTGGCTATGGATTGGGCGCCATACATCCTTACCGTGATCGAGCTGTTTGGTGTTGAGCGCTGTATGTTTGAAAGCAATTTTCCTGTTGATAAGGGAATGTTCTCGTACAGTGTCTTGTGGAATAGCTTTAAACGACTTGTTTCCGATTTTAATTCTGATGAGCGTACGTTGCTCTTCAGTAAGAATGCGATAGATACTTACAAGCTCAGCTTTCAATCGTTTCCTAAACCGCAACAACAGTTCTAAGGCAGACTGGCCGAGGAGATAATATGTCGACTGGATTTCGTGTTCTTAAAAGAAAACAAGTTGCTTCGGATGAACTGGTAGCTGCCTTCCGTGAAGTACCGGTTGCC contains:
- a CDS encoding amidohydrolase family protein, whose amino-acid sequence is MNTAARSPHIAVREEWLALHQEEALDADLPIVDAHHHLWDRPSGRYLFDELRADTSGKHNIIASVYVQCRSMFQEGRVDPFKTVGEVEFANGIAALSASGLYGHARLCAGIVAGADLSLGDAVRRVLAEMQERAGPRLCGVRNTTAWHRDSEIVSNPNPPPAGLLSSSKFRQGVRALKDYGLVLDVWAYHTQLAEVLDLALANPEVVIVLDHVGGPLGVREYANNRGLVFNEWRASLARLAELPNVRVKLGGLGMSIGGFDYHLRQKPPSSETLAMDWAPYILTVIELFGVERCMFESNFPVDKGMFSYSVLWNSFKRLVSDFNSDERTLLFSKNAIDTYKLSFQSFPKPQQQF